The sequence CCGCGGAGGCTCGTGATCGGGCCGTCGGCGCCCTCCTCGGCCGTGTGGTTGTAGACGACGTCGAGCACGACCTGGATCCCCGCGGCGTGCAGCGCGTCGACCATGGCGCGGAACTCCGCGGCCACCGCGTCGGCGCCGGCCTCCCGCGCGGCGCGCGTGGCGTAGGGCGCGTGCGGCGCGAGGTAGGCGAGCGTGTTGTAGCCCCAGTGGTTGATCCGGCCCTGCGCGCGGAGCCGCTCCTCGCTCGTCGAGGCGTGCACCGGCAGGAGCTCCACCGTGGTGATCCCGAGGTCGACGAGGCGCTCCACGGTGACCGGGTGGCCGAGCCCCGCGTACGTGCCGCGGACCTCCTCCGGGAGCCGCTCGTCGAGCTTGGTGAAGCCGCGGACGTGCAGCTCGTAGAGCACCTGCCGGTCGCGCGGCACCACCGGGCGGGCGGCGCGGCGGGCGGCGCGCTCGTCGGCCGGCACCTCGCTCGTGACGACCGAGCGCCACGCGGCGGGACCGACCTGCACGAGGCCGCGGGAGTGCGGATCCAGCAGGTGCCGCGTCGGGTCGAAGGAGTCGCCGGGCGCGGGCTCGCCGTCGACGCGCACGGAGTAGGCGGTGCCGGGGACCAGGAGCTCGCTCGACCCCGTCCAGACGCCCGCGTCGCCCCGCTCCATCGCGACCGCCTGCACGACCCGGCGCGGGTCCTCGACGGACGAGACCGTGAGCTCCACGGCGGAGGCGCCGTGGCTCACGAGGCGCAGCGTGCCGCCCTGGTCGGAGAGCGTCAGCCCCAGGGGCACGGGCGGTCCGGGGCGCGGCATGCGACCTAGGCTAGGGGGCATGACGGTCTACCTCGACCACGCCGCGACGACCCCGATGCGGCCCGAGGCGATCGCCGCGCTCGCCGGGGCGCTCACCCTCGTGGGGAACCCGTCCTCCATCCACTCGCACGGCCAGGAGGCGCGGCGCGTGCTCGAGGAGGCGCGCGAGCGGATCGCCGGGGCGCTCGACGCGGACCCGGTCGAGGTCGTCCTCACCTCCGGCGGCACCGAGTCGGTGAACCTCGGGATCAAGGGGCTGCACGGCGCGCGCGTGGCGGCCGATGCGCGGCGGACGCGCATCCTCGTGCCCGACGGCGAGCACCACGCCACGGTCGACACGGTCGAGTGGCTCGAGCGGCGCGGCGCCGTCGTCGAGCGGCTCCCGATCGACGCCCTCGGGCGCATCCGGGTCGACGCGGTCGCCGCCGCGCTCGCCGCGGACCCGGGATCCGTCTCCCTCCTCACCTTCCTCGCCGCGAGCAACGAGGTCGGCACGATCCAGCCCGTCGAGGAGCTCGCCGCCCTCGCCCGCGCGCACGGGGTGCCCGTGCACGTCGACGCGGTCGCGGCCCTCGGGCACATGCCGGTCCCGTTCCGGCGCTGGCGCGACGCCGGCGTCGCGGCCGTGAGCGTCTCGGCGCACAAGGTCGGCGGTCCCGTCGGCAGCGGCGCGCTCGTGCTCGCGCGGCAGGCGACGGTCGATCCGCAGATCCACGGCGGCGGCCAGCAGCGGCAGGTGCGCTCGGGCACGCAGGACGCCGCCTCCGCCGTCGCGTTCGCCACGGCCGTGACGCTCGCGGTCGCCGAGCTCGACGCCGAGCGGGTCCGCCTGGCGGCCCTCCGCGACCGCCTCGTCGAGACGGTGCTGCGCGAGGTGCCCGGGGCGGTCCTCCGCGGCGACCCGGATCCCGCGGGCCGCCTCCCCGGCAACGCCCACCTCACCTTCGCGGGCTGCCAGGGCGACTCGCTCCTGCTCCTCCTCGACATGGCCGGCGTCTCGGTGAGCACCG is a genomic window of Clavibacter capsici containing:
- a CDS encoding cysteine desulfurase family protein — translated: MTVYLDHAATTPMRPEAIAALAGALTLVGNPSSIHSHGQEARRVLEEARERIAGALDADPVEVVLTSGGTESVNLGIKGLHGARVAADARRTRILVPDGEHHATVDTVEWLERRGAVVERLPIDALGRIRVDAVAAALAADPGSVSLLTFLAASNEVGTIQPVEELAALARAHGVPVHVDAVAALGHMPVPFRRWRDAGVAAVSVSAHKVGGPVGSGALVLARQATVDPQIHGGGQQRQVRSGTQDAASAVAFATAVTLAVAELDAERVRLAALRDRLVETVLREVPGAVLRGDPDPAGRLPGNAHLTFAGCQGDSLLLLLDMAGVSVSTGSACQAGVPEVSHVLLGMGVPEDEARGALRFTLGRTTTEADVDALLAALPDAVARASRAGLAGRAARRLSG